In Flavobacterium lacustre, a genomic segment contains:
- the hisG gene encoding ATP phosphoribosyltransferase, translated as MSTLKIAIQKSGRLNEDSIQILKDCGISINNGNDQLKAEATNFPLEVLYLRNSDIPQYLIDGVVDIAIVGDNLLVEKGKNIIVAQKLGFSKCKVSVAVPKTFKYNSIKDLDGMRIATSYPNTVNEYFNSFGLSVDIHQISGSVEIAPNIGLADAIVDIVSSGSTLFKNNLKEVEVIFKSEAVLAVSPKVTPEIQKIIDILQFRIESVLRARKSEYILMNVPNDKIEAVGKILPVLKSLTVLPLAQPGWSSVHSVIDKDTFWDVISQLKEAGAEGILVCPIEKLVL; from the coding sequence ATGAGTACTTTAAAAATTGCAATTCAAAAATCAGGACGTTTAAACGAAGACAGCATTCAAATCTTAAAAGATTGTGGCATTTCTATTAACAACGGAAACGACCAACTCAAAGCAGAAGCCACTAATTTCCCATTAGAAGTGTTGTATCTTAGAAACTCCGATATTCCACAATATTTAATTGACGGAGTTGTAGATATCGCCATTGTTGGAGATAATCTTTTGGTTGAAAAAGGGAAAAATATCATTGTTGCTCAAAAATTAGGCTTCTCAAAATGTAAAGTTTCAGTTGCTGTTCCAAAAACGTTCAAATACAATTCCATCAAAGATTTAGACGGAATGCGAATTGCAACATCTTATCCCAATACCGTTAATGAATACTTTAATTCATTTGGATTATCAGTAGACATTCACCAAATTTCAGGCTCTGTAGAAATCGCGCCAAATATTGGTTTAGCAGATGCAATCGTTGATATCGTTTCCAGCGGAAGTACTTTATTCAAAAACAATCTTAAAGAAGTTGAAGTCATTTTTAAAAGTGAAGCTGTTTTAGCGGTCTCACCAAAAGTGACTCCGGAAATTCAAAAAATAATCGATATTCTTCAGTTTAGAATCGAATCCGTATTGAGAGCCAGAAAATCAGAATACATTTTGATGAACGTTCCTAATGACAAAATTGAAGCGGTTGGAAAAATATTACCCGTATTAAAAAGCCTTACCGTTTTACCATTGGCTCAGCCAGGTTGGAGTAGCGTACACTCCGTAATTGATAAAGATACTTTTTGGGACGTAATCAGCCAATTGAAAGAAGCCGGAGCCGAAGGAATTTTGGTTTGCCCAATTGAAAAATTGGTTCTTTAA
- the pckA gene encoding phosphoenolpyruvate carboxykinase (ATP), with protein MKNIKIIQELHDLGITGYHEVSYNPSYEELYQAEVSHKRKGYEKGALTDTGAVAVKTGIFTGRSPKDRYIVKDDVTKDTIYWDDKVNFPTTIGIWDDLKKLVLKQLSTSPKLYVVDAFCGTNADTRLKVRFVMEVAWQAHFVTNMFIRPSIYELENFGEPDFIVMNGSKATNPDWKEQGLNSENFVLFNLTEKVQIIGGTWYGGEMKKGMFSMMNYYLPLKGMASMHCSANVGEKGDVAVFFGLSGTGKTTLSADPKRYLIGDDEHGWDDNGVFNYEGGCYAKVIDLTEENEPDIWRAIKRDALLENVIVDEYGEVNYYDHSITENSRVSYPIYHINKIVLPSKAGHASKIIYLSADAFGVLPPVSILDDDQAQYHFLCGYTSKLAGTERGITAPEPSFSPAFGEAFLTLHPTRYSQTLIGKMKEHGAKAYLVNTGWNGTGKRISLKNTRAIIDAIISSEIDEAETRTIPFLNLTIPTILPNVSDGILDPRDTYKDDKEWEAKAKDLSARYIKNFEQYTDTEEGKRLVAAGPKLS; from the coding sequence ATGAAAAACATTAAAATCATTCAGGAATTACACGATTTAGGAATTACAGGTTACCATGAAGTATCTTACAACCCTTCTTACGAAGAATTATATCAAGCAGAAGTTTCTCATAAAAGAAAAGGATATGAAAAAGGAGCATTGACAGATACTGGTGCTGTAGCAGTGAAAACCGGTATTTTCACAGGACGTTCTCCTAAGGATAGATATATTGTTAAAGATGATGTTACCAAAGACACTATTTATTGGGATGATAAAGTAAATTTCCCAACAACTATAGGTATTTGGGATGATTTAAAAAAATTAGTTTTAAAACAACTTTCAACTTCTCCAAAATTATATGTTGTTGATGCTTTTTGTGGAACAAATGCTGATACACGATTAAAAGTTCGTTTCGTAATGGAAGTAGCTTGGCAAGCACACTTTGTAACAAACATGTTTATCAGACCTTCTATTTATGAACTAGAAAACTTTGGAGAGCCTGATTTTATTGTTATGAATGGTTCTAAAGCAACAAATCCAGACTGGAAAGAACAAGGATTAAATTCAGAAAACTTTGTATTATTCAATCTTACAGAAAAAGTTCAAATCATTGGTGGAACTTGGTATGGTGGAGAAATGAAAAAAGGAATGTTCTCTATGATGAATTATTACCTTCCGTTAAAAGGAATGGCTTCAATGCACTGTTCTGCTAACGTTGGTGAAAAAGGAGATGTAGCTGTATTCTTTGGTCTTTCTGGAACAGGTAAAACAACCCTTTCTGCAGATCCAAAAAGATATTTAATTGGTGATGACGAACACGGATGGGATGACAACGGAGTATTTAATTACGAAGGTGGTTGCTACGCAAAAGTTATCGACTTAACAGAAGAAAACGAACCGGACATCTGGAGAGCTATCAAAAGAGATGCTTTATTAGAAAATGTTATTGTGGATGAATATGGAGAAGTAAATTACTACGACCATTCAATCACTGAAAACTCTAGAGTTTCTTACCCAATATATCATATCAATAAAATTGTATTGCCATCAAAAGCAGGACATGCAAGCAAAATCATTTATCTTTCTGCTGATGCATTTGGAGTATTACCTCCAGTATCAATCTTAGATGACGATCAAGCTCAATACCACTTCCTTTGTGGATATACTTCAAAATTAGCAGGAACTGAAAGAGGAATTACAGCTCCAGAACCATCATTTTCTCCAGCGTTTGGTGAAGCATTCTTGACTTTACACCCAACAAGATATTCTCAAACCTTAATTGGTAAAATGAAAGAACACGGAGCAAAAGCATATTTAGTAAATACAGGTTGGAACGGAACCGGAAAAAGAATTTCACTTAAAAACACAAGAGCAATTATCGATGCTATTATCAGCAGCGAAATTGACGAAGCTGAAACTAGAACTATTCCTTTCTTGAATTTAACAATTCCTACTATTTTACCAAATGTAAGTGACGGAATTCTTGATCCAAGAGATACATACAAAGACGATAAAGAATGGGAAGCTAAAGCAAAAGATTTATCAGCAAGATACATCAAAAACTTTGAGCAATATACAGATACCGAAGAAGGTAAACGTTTGGTTGCAGCTGGTCCAAAATTAAGTTAA
- a CDS encoding putative transporter, whose translation MFDWFNTLFSPNNEPDITQSLIVLLIAISVGFFAGRIRIGNISLGVSAVMFVGLFLGHYGYRMDESILVFVRDFGLILFVYGIGIQVGPSFFSSFKKDGLLFNLLAVGAVLLGGIITYLIHIVTKIDIENAVGLMSGSVTNTPGLGAAKSTLQEIQNQFPSKVFSDPTIAYAITYPLGVFGIILTIILSKSVLRIDLIKETLSLKNKTSDKENIIINEKCRITNSDLLGKSIYQIFKELDIHNVIISRLKNSGSKVVYSPSLDTKIHDKDVLMVVGNQKDVDHFIHLVGKISTDLFIETGEDLIAKFVFVTTKAATHKTLAELDLHNKFDLKVTRVVRSGLELLAQPSLELFYGDKLLIVGNKEAIAEVEKIIGNSEKHLLEPDFLSLFGGLIIGIIIGSIPIFIPSLPVPLKLGFAAGPLITALFISRYGGVGAIHSYINNGAIYFMKDLGICLFFAAVGIHAGAAFYDNFIKFNGWLWIYYGCYITFIPLIIMVLVGRYIFKLNFYQLVGIMSGAYTDPAALAFSTKYLDSEIPNQSYATVYPMVTISRIFIAQLLILLFAS comes from the coding sequence ATGTTTGATTGGTTTAACACATTATTTAGCCCCAATAATGAACCGGACATTACTCAGTCTTTAATTGTCCTTTTAATTGCTATCAGTGTAGGTTTTTTTGCAGGAAGAATCCGAATAGGCAATATCTCTTTGGGCGTCTCTGCGGTTATGTTTGTCGGGCTTTTTTTAGGTCATTATGGCTACCGCATGGATGAAAGTATTTTAGTTTTCGTTCGTGATTTTGGCTTAATTTTATTTGTTTACGGAATTGGTATTCAAGTTGGACCTTCTTTCTTTTCTTCATTCAAGAAAGATGGATTATTATTTAATCTTTTGGCAGTTGGAGCTGTACTTTTAGGAGGAATCATAACTTATTTAATACATATAGTTACTAAAATTGATATCGAAAATGCAGTAGGTTTAATGTCAGGTTCTGTAACTAATACACCTGGTTTAGGAGCAGCAAAATCTACTTTGCAAGAAATACAAAATCAATTTCCTTCAAAAGTATTCAGTGATCCTACCATTGCTTATGCTATTACTTATCCGTTGGGTGTTTTTGGAATTATCCTAACCATTATATTATCAAAATCAGTTTTGAGAATTGATCTGATTAAAGAAACTCTTTCTTTAAAAAATAAAACTTCCGATAAAGAAAATATAATCATTAATGAAAAGTGCAGAATTACAAATTCAGATTTATTGGGTAAAAGTATTTATCAAATTTTTAAAGAATTAGATATTCATAATGTCATCATTTCACGTTTGAAAAACAGCGGTTCCAAAGTGGTTTATTCTCCTTCATTAGACACTAAAATTCATGATAAAGATGTATTGATGGTGGTTGGTAATCAAAAAGATGTGGATCATTTTATTCATTTAGTGGGTAAAATTTCAACCGATTTATTTATTGAAACCGGAGAAGATTTAATCGCAAAATTTGTTTTTGTTACAACAAAAGCCGCTACTCACAAAACATTGGCAGAGTTAGATTTGCACAATAAATTTGATTTGAAAGTAACTCGTGTAGTTCGTTCTGGATTAGAGTTATTAGCCCAGCCTTCTTTAGAACTTTTTTATGGAGACAAATTATTGATTGTTGGAAATAAAGAAGCGATTGCCGAAGTAGAAAAAATAATTGGAAACTCAGAAAAACATCTTTTGGAACCCGATTTTTTATCTCTTTTTGGAGGTTTGATTATTGGTATCATAATAGGTTCTATTCCTATTTTTATTCCTTCATTACCAGTTCCTTTAAAATTAGGATTTGCAGCAGGACCACTTATTACAGCATTATTTATCAGTCGATACGGCGGTGTGGGTGCGATACATTCTTACATCAATAACGGTGCAATTTATTTCATGAAAGATTTAGGAATTTGTTTGTTTTTTGCTGCTGTAGGAATTCATGCCGGAGCTGCTTTTTATGATAATTTCATCAAATTCAACGGATGGCTTTGGATTTATTACGGTTGCTATATTACATTTATTCCATTAATAATCATGGTTTTAGTTGGTAGATATATTTTTAAATTAAACTTTTATCAACTGGTAGGAATTATGAGTGGTGCTTATACGGATCCGGCTGCATTAGCCTTTAGTACTAAGTATTTAGACTCTGAAATCCCAAATCAGTCTTACGCCACGGTTTATCCAATGGTTACAATTTCAAGGATATTTATAGCGCAATTACTCATTTTGTTATTTGCCAGTTAG
- a CDS encoding VIT1/CCC1 transporter family protein — MDLNKLKGQLQTEVDTAFLYNSIAAIQSDENLSRVLQSLAEIEKGHAKHMLEKVLTFEANYPMPSPSSRAKFQLKLGKIFGYSSIISSLSNIEKQFAVNTIKNKIEQGEKLTGFEHNHLNIIEAVNNNAALNVSGGLLSKFESRHKSVGGNALRAAVLGSNDGLVSNMSLVMGVAGAAVSNDTILLTGIAGLLAGAISMALGEWLSVQSSRELNQRQIDLETEELEASPEEEKKELVLLYQAKGMNAVEAQKLADKAFENPETAIDAIITEELGIDKEELGGSAREAAIASFVLFAIGAIIPLYPFMLLDGQNAILLSIGSSIVGLFGIGAAITLLTGKSILFSGFRQVGFGLAAAAITYGIGSLIGVSLAG, encoded by the coding sequence ATGGATTTAAATAAACTAAAAGGACAGTTACAAACCGAAGTGGATACCGCTTTTTTGTACAACAGTATTGCAGCCATTCAATCGGATGAAAATCTATCGAGAGTTTTACAGAGCCTGGCCGAAATTGAAAAAGGTCATGCAAAACACATGCTTGAAAAAGTATTGACATTTGAAGCCAATTACCCAATGCCTTCCCCTTCATCAAGAGCCAAATTTCAATTGAAATTAGGGAAGATTTTTGGATACAGTTCTATTATCAGCAGTTTATCCAATATTGAAAAACAATTTGCTGTTAATACAATTAAAAATAAAATCGAACAAGGAGAGAAACTTACCGGTTTTGAACACAATCACCTAAATATCATTGAAGCAGTCAATAATAACGCTGCATTGAATGTTTCCGGCGGTTTATTGTCCAAATTTGAAAGTCGCCATAAATCAGTTGGAGGAAATGCGTTACGAGCAGCCGTTTTGGGATCAAATGACGGATTGGTTTCTAATATGAGTTTGGTTATGGGAGTTGCCGGAGCGGCAGTTTCAAATGATACGATATTATTAACGGGTATTGCCGGACTTTTAGCAGGAGCAATTTCAATGGCATTAGGAGAATGGCTATCGGTACAAAGTTCAAGAGAATTGAACCAACGCCAAATCGATTTAGAAACAGAAGAATTAGAAGCCTCACCAGAAGAAGAAAAAAAAGAATTAGTATTGCTTTATCAGGCAAAAGGAATGAATGCAGTTGAAGCTCAAAAACTGGCTGATAAAGCTTTTGAAAACCCAGAAACAGCCATTGATGCCATTATTACTGAGGAATTGGGAATTGATAAAGAAGAATTAGGAGGTTCAGCTAGGGAAGCGGCGATTGCTTCCTTTGTACTTTTTGCAATTGGCGCCATTATTCCTTTATATCCTTTTATGCTTTTGGATGGTCAAAATGCCATTTTATTGAGTATTGGCAGCAGTATAGTAGGTCTTTTTGGAATTGGTGCAGCCATCACTTTATTAACCGGAAAAAGTATATTATTTTCAGGTTTCAGACAAGTTGGTTTCGGATTAGCCGCCGCTGCAATTACATATGGCATTGGGTCTTTAATTGGAGTTTCATTGGCAGGTTAA
- a CDS encoding efflux RND transporter periplasmic adaptor subunit encodes MKKIIYLFAITASLFSCKDAKTEDITPKDDGLINVTKAQFQSAGMEISTPVEQDFDVTIKTSGRIDVPPQNRAKVTTFIGGYVKSTSLLVGDKVTKGQALLTLENTEFLDIQKDYLEVAEQINYLKSEYERQKTLYDEKITSQKNYLKAESEYRRAKATYQSLRQKLNLLNLNPSQVEKGKLTSVITIYSPISGDIVIMNANVGMLMAPSDVILEIVDTNHLHLELAVFEKDILNVKIGQKINFRVPEASKEVFKAEVHLVGKSIEGNDRTINVHGHLDDAIKQKLLTGMFVEAGIVVNSKKGLAIPTDALLTENNKNYVLLLDNTKTGYSFKKVAVSLGEKSEEFVEILPNKEINATSKLLTKGVFDIAN; translated from the coding sequence ATGAAAAAAATCATATACCTATTCGCAATAACAGCATCACTTTTTTCTTGTAAAGATGCCAAAACAGAAGATATAACTCCAAAAGACGACGGCTTAATAAATGTTACCAAGGCCCAGTTTCAATCAGCCGGAATGGAAATTTCAACTCCGGTAGAACAAGATTTTGATGTAACTATAAAAACTTCGGGAAGAATTGATGTTCCGCCTCAAAACAGAGCCAAAGTGACTACTTTTATTGGAGGTTATGTAAAATCGACTTCTCTTTTGGTTGGTGATAAAGTGACTAAAGGACAAGCATTATTAACATTAGAAAATACTGAATTTTTGGATATTCAAAAAGATTATCTTGAAGTTGCAGAGCAAATTAATTATTTGAAATCAGAATACGAGAGACAAAAAACATTGTATGATGAAAAAATAACCTCTCAAAAAAACTACCTCAAAGCAGAAAGTGAATACCGAAGAGCAAAAGCAACCTATCAAAGTTTAAGACAAAAACTGAATCTTTTGAACCTAAATCCGAGTCAGGTCGAAAAAGGAAAACTGACTTCGGTTATTACCATTTATTCGCCAATTTCGGGAGATATTGTAATCATGAATGCTAATGTTGGTATGCTGATGGCGCCTTCGGATGTAATTTTAGAAATTGTAGATACTAATCATTTGCATTTAGAATTAGCTGTTTTTGAAAAAGATATTTTGAATGTAAAAATAGGGCAGAAGATTAATTTCAGAGTTCCTGAAGCCAGTAAAGAAGTTTTTAAAGCCGAAGTACATTTAGTTGGGAAATCTATAGAAGGAAATGACAGAACAATCAATGTTCACGGACATTTAGACGATGCCATTAAACAAAAATTATTAACCGGAATGTTTGTTGAAGCTGGAATTGTTGTGAATTCTAAGAAAGGTTTAGCCATACCAACAGATGCTTTGCTGACAGAAAACAACAAAAATTATGTGTTGTTACTGGATAATACTAAAACAGGATATTCTTTCAAAAAAGTTGCCGTATCTTTAGGTGAAAAATCGGAAGAATTTGTAGAGATTCTTCCAAATAAAGAAATTAATGCTACTTCAAAACTACTGACAAAAGGGGTGTTTGATATAGCCAATTAA